In a genomic window of Glaciimonas sp. PCH181:
- the ndk gene encoding nucleoside-diphosphate kinase, which translates to MAIERTLSIIKPDAVAKNVIGQIYSRFENAGLKIIASRMLHLSRAEAEGFYAVHAARPFFKDLVDFMISGPVVVQALEGENAILTHRDLMGATDPKKADKGTIRADFADSIDANAVHGSDAAETAAVEIAYFFPALNVYSR; encoded by the coding sequence ATGGCAATTGAACGCACCCTGTCGATTATCAAACCAGACGCAGTCGCTAAAAACGTTATCGGCCAAATTTACAGCCGTTTTGAAAATGCAGGCCTGAAGATTATCGCGTCGCGCATGTTGCATTTGTCCCGTGCTGAAGCAGAAGGTTTTTACGCTGTTCATGCAGCCCGTCCTTTCTTCAAGGATCTGGTTGATTTCATGATCTCTGGTCCAGTTGTCGTACAAGCATTGGAAGGCGAAAACGCCATTCTGACTCATCGTGATTTGATGGGCGCTACTGATCCAAAGAAAGCCGACAAAGGCACAATCCGTGCTGATTTCGCAGATTCAATCGACGCTAATGCAGTACACGGTTCCGATGCTGCAGAAACCGCAGCCGTTGAAATCGCTTATTTCTTCCCTGCACTAAACGTCTATTCACGTTAA